The Brassica oleracea var. oleracea cultivar TO1000 chromosome C6, BOL, whole genome shotgun sequence genome includes a region encoding these proteins:
- the LOC106300510 gene encoding fructose-bisphosphate aldolase, cytoplasmic isozyme, translating to MSAFTSKFADELIANAAYIGTPGKGILAADESTGTIGKRLASINVENVETNRRALRELLFTAPGALPCLSGVILFEETLYQKSSDGKLFVDILKEGGVLPGIKVDKGTVELAGTNGETTTQGLDGLGERCKKYYEAGARFAKWRAVLKIGENEPSELSIHENAYGLARYAVICQENGLVPIVEPEILVDGSHDIHKCAAVTERVLAACYKALSDHHVLLEGTLLKPNMVTPGSDSAKVAPEVIAEHTVRALQRTVPAAVPAIVFLSGGQSEEEATKNLNAMNQLKTKKPWSLSFSFGRALQQSTLKTWAGKEENVKAAQEALYVRCKANSEATLGTYKGDAKLGDGAAESLHVKDYKY from the exons ATGTCTGCCTTCACCAGCAAATTCGCCG ATGAGTTGATCGCTAACGCCGCCTACATCGGCACACCCGGAAAGGGTATTCTCGCCGCCGATGAGTCCACCGGAACCATCGGAAAGCGTCTTGCAAGCATCAACGTCGAGAACGTTGAGACCAACAGACGTGCTCTCCGTGAGCTTCTCTTCACCGCCCCTGGTGCACTCCCTTGCCTCAGCGGTGTCATCCTCTTCGAGGAAACTCTTTACCAAAAGAGCTCCGATG GCAAGCTTTTCGTTGACATCTTGAAGGAAGGAGGAGTACTCCCAGGTATCAAAGTCGACAAGGGTACCGTCGAGCTAGCCGGAACCAACGGCGAGACCACCACTCAGGGTCTTGACGGCCTCGGTGAGCGTTGCAAGAAGTACTACGAAGCTGGTGCACGTTTCGCCAAGTGGCGTGCGGTTCTCAAGATCGGCGAGAACGAGCCATCAGAGCTTTCCATCCACGAGAACGCTTACGGGTTGGCTAGATACGCTGTTATCTGCCAGGAGAACGGTCTTGTACCCATCGTCGAGCCTGAGATTCTAGTCGACGGTTCCCATGACATCCACAAGTGTGCTGCTGTGACCGAGCGTGTCCTCGCGGCATGCTACAAGGCTCTTAGCGACCACCATGTTTTACTCGAGGGAACTCTCTTGAAGCCTAACATGGTTACCCCAGGATCCGACAGTGCTAAGGTTGCACCGGAGGTGATCGCTGAGCACACCGTGCGCGCCCTTCAGAGAACGGTCCCAGCGGCTGTTCCAGCTATCGTGTTCTTGTCTGGAGGACAGAGCGAGGAGGAGGCGACCAAGAACCTGAACGCGATGAACCAGTTGAAGACCAAGAAGCCGTGGTCGTTGTCTTTCTCGTTCGGACGTGCGTTGCAACAGAGCACTTTGAAGACATGGGCAGGTAAAGAGGAGAATGTTAAGGCTGCTCAAGAGGCCTTGTATGTGAGGTGCAAGGCTAACTCTGAAGCCACTCTTGGAACTTACAAAGGTGATGCTAAGCTTGGTGATGGAGCCGCAGAGAGCCTTCACGTCAAGGACTACAAGTACTGA